CCTTAGACCAGTTCATAGAACCACTGTGCCCTTGGAGCACAATTTGAGACATTGTGCCTAAATGAAAGAGATAAGAAAACTCTCATCAAGCATCTCTCTCTCGTACTGCCCCATCCACCTATCTCCATCCCTGGCTTCAAGGTAACCACCACTTCGGCCACCACGACCTTCACCACCATTATGTTGAGTGTCACTATATGCCAAGTTCTGTGTTAATCGCTTTATTTGCAGCATCACATTTAATGGAGTAGATATTATTACCCCGTTTAATATATGAGGAAACATTTAGGAAGATTATCAACAATAGACTTTGGCAGATTACCAACAATAGACTTTGGCAGATTATCAACAATAGACTTTGTCTATTATCAACAATAGACAAGGGCAGAGTTGAGATTTAAATCCAGGTATGTCTAACTCTAGTGTACATTCCCTTAAATGCTACCTTGTGCTTTCTTCTCTATGACCCAACAAGAGTGGAAAATACCAACCTATGATGTTATATATACCTGTCAATCATCCCTTAGGAAGGTGTTTAAAAACCTCTCAATCATAAATCTATTACTATATCACCCAAGGGAGATCTGTGTTCTGTTATCAGGTTTGTATacttatagaatatattttacagagttagtcttagcaattttttaaaaatgttgattgAGAAGCAAAAAGAATCTATCGAGATTATTGTGGCGACAATAAAATACAACTCAAATACCATTTTTTCCATGAAGTCTTCCTTGACTCAATCTTCTCTGAACTCCCTTAGGACTTTCCCTGTGTATTCTTAGCACTTCATCTTCTGCTTGAACCCAAAAAAATCTGCTAAGCTTTTTGTTGTGGGGGTTGCAGTTATAGAGATCAAAGACACAGTTCCTGTTCTCAAATAGCTCATGGTAAATATGTATTATGACACCTACTGGGTACCATGGAAAAGGAAAGGCATCTAACTCTAGCCAGAAGATTCTGaggaggaaaagaataaaaggagaatGTGGGCCATTGGGAAGCAAGTGAGAGGGAGTAGGGATTTTGACACAAGGTCCTAACCTTGAGATTGGAGTAGACATTAGCCAGATGATGaaagcatatgtgtgtgtgtgtgtgtgtgtgtgtgcgcgcgtgcacgCATACACATGCCTGTgtcttccaggcagaaggaagtaGCAAGATGATAAGGAGAGGAGCTTGGTCCATTCTGGGAATTTTAAGTACATAATTCGGTAAAGCTGGTATGCAGGGTGGGTGGCAGGGAGTGGCacaagatgaagctggaaagatATGCACGAGTGATTTGGTAAGGAATTTGGATTTATCCTAAAGAGAATTGAGAGTTATTGGAAgattttaatatctttaaaaaaatcattctagcAGCAATGTAGAGAACTGATGGGCATGAGAAATGGGATGGTATaggaaaagtggaagaaaaacCCAGAAGTCAGGAAACCAGTCAGGAGGCTATTGTAGGCAGGCAGGCTGGACCTGAGCTCGAACAGCAGCAGTGATGTTGAAGAGGAGTGAGAGACAGGACATATGCAGGCAAATAAAGTGGAGAAATGAAGCAAATCATATAGTAACCTcaatttttcagataaaaaaattaaacttatttaCCTTGTTATTTTATCCCTGAAAGGATGCACATTTCTCCACCTTTTTCAGAAGTTGTACTACAGGTATACAGCACAGTTTGCAGAATTAATAAAATCAGgattcatttttaaacttttactttaatcgacaaataataattgtatatatttacggggtacaatgtgatgttttgatacatgtatgcaTTGTGGAATAAAAATCAGTATTCTTTGTATACCACCCAACATATATCTACTTCCTGCTGTAGTATCTGACTTGTTTTCCTTAGGCTGAAGTTATGGTTGGTTTCCACAAACTTGATTTACTTTCACTCTGTTTCCTGGCTACACAGACTGAAAATTATACTACCTCTCACAGAAGATTTGGGTAAGGGGAAGAAAAGACAAAGCTGTTAAAGCCCATCCCATTGTGAACAAAAGGCACCACTTTCAAAGATGGCCGATATCATCATCTGGAAAGGAACCACATGTTTCCTGTATGTTTCTACTCTGGTAAAAGTAATCTTCCTTGGTCCAATGACAGAACAATACAAAGCAATGataagaaataattagaaaatatacagCTGAAAGGTTTATATTAGATTTGAGGAACAGTTTTCCCCTTAGAGAAGCTGTTACACAAGGTATCAGTTGCATCAAAAATATTCTTCCCTGGAAACTGCTACAGCATCACTTCCTCTTATTTTGGGATGCTCACTTTCTGAATTACTGATTAAATAATTAATCAATTCATTCTGAAATTCACCCAttcaaaacatttattgagcaccaattCTATGCATCCAATGTTAATAAAGACAGGGGCATGAGTTCCGGAAGATGACAGTACAAGTAAGCAAAATAACTTGGAGTATGCCCTGCAATGGCAAGAGGTGGTTGATGAGAGTAGCCTAAAACCCTGGGCTTGAAAGGGTTCAATTAGGATAATGTGGGAGGCCTGTGAAGCGGAAAGAAAGgttactgaaaaaaacaaaaacaaacaaaaaaaaacctctgcgTGCTAGTTTTTCCCAGAGCTGGCTATGGTTTAATCAATGTGATAAATACTGGTGTCCGTTTGTAAACTCctaaagaatatatttatttttccatccaCAGCACCTAATACATCTTCCATCATATTATCATAATGGTTATTTCTATAGAGAATTTTACCCGTAACTTCATTTAACACTCTGGTGGGAAGTGGTAATTTCAGGTGTACCAAAATGACCCCACCTGGAATAGTAGGAACTAACTCAGAGCCAGGGAAAGATCACTTTTCTCTTCacaatttatagatgagaaaactgaattgAACCCCCCAAAGTCAATACAGCTCATTAGTTTTTAGTGATAGAGTCAGTAAATAACTCAGATGCTCTGACTCAGGCCTATCCCTTGCTGCAGCCATATTTCCAAGAGAATGAATGACTTGGAGAAAAATGTTGTAAACATCAATGAGTGTCATTTTTATTCACCAAAACTTGTATTCAAACTAAAATTCCAAAGACTTCCCCATTTTCCTCAATTTAAACTGACAACCCATGATTATCTcatttttagtacagatttaAGCAACCTCACCTTCACAGTTTGTGACCACAGCCCATTTCATCCCCAATTGACTCCATACagcaaaaaaactcaacaaagacAAGatttggaatgaaaaaaaaatagaaaaaaaaaaacaaataagtaagGTCTGTGGCTTTATGGCTTTACCCATTCAAAATTTCACCTACTGTGAAATGGCTTATCTAAGTTACAAGGTATAATCAAGTTTAACCTGATCATTATAATATTCCACCAGTGCTAAGAAAGTACACATGTATCTGTAATGCATGCTTATACCTGTATTAAACACAAAATCTTGAACTTCCATAATCCTTTTAATTCAAATGTATCAAAAGGCCTTAAGAACATGAAGAACACATTTCTCATTAAGAAAGAAATCATGACTTTGTCAGAATTTAGCCCAAATTAAGCGTGCCCAGGATTCTTGGTGTTTGAGCTGATGCTAAGGCCTCAAAACACAGGTCAAATCTGCAGAATAACTTTAGTATGGAGTAAACAAGCCTAGTAATCAGTAATTTGTTATGAAAAACATCATTTTGGAACACTAGTTTTTGTTCTGCTTAAGGGCAAGAAACATGTAGTAAATAtagcccccttccctcccttccttccctactGCCCCTACCTCCTcaattcttccctctcctcctgcaTAATtcttggcagaaaatatttgaacactCATGACAACTGACTTCAGTTATGAACGCAGTGGTCCAAGAAAgcttcctgtaatctcagtttaAGCAGTTATTGATTGGAAGGTGAGGGGTTTCTAAGACTTGCCTTGAGAACTGCTAATTAGTATGCAAATGTTTAATTTCAGCTTCGTAAGTATTCTCATTAGTCCATGTAATTCTTACCTGTAGTGGTTCAAACCTGTGATAACACGCTATTTTTCACCCATCAAAATCAAGTCACTATAGTTACTGGCTTACTGCATCTAGTGTTTGATATGTCTGAATTTCTCTTTCTCACATTTGATTTGGGGACTTAATCCCATTCTGAGCACAAAGGAATTTTATCTAGATTGAGGGGAGCAATAAAACTGATCCTTCtcaactataaaaatgaaaagtattcaTAGAGATATTGGTGGGCAAATGTGGTTGATTGATTCATTCCAAAAACTGGTGACTGAAAATAAACTGCTATCCTTGCAGACAATTACTGAAATAAAACACAGTCAGCTTTACATCTCTTCAAAACCCATGGGAAACAGCTTTGAGTGAAAATAATACACACTGGtaaaactgcttttttaaaaaagacatcttGCAAAAGATTCAAACTCATTCTTTTCAGGGCAACTTAATTGCATAAGCTTTATGCTAATTATTGTTACATTAAAGATTTGGCAGCTTTACAAAAATCCTAAACTTGTACATGCAGGTTTAAAATCTCTATTTTAATTCTCCAGAGTTAGACTACGAAAGCATTTCAGACAATGCCAACCTGTAGtaatgcttgctttttttttttttttttttttaacctatcgGTACCTTATAGTTTCATAGGAATTTGCTTAACAAATGTGGACGTGATTAGTTGCCTGGCCTCCAAAACCCAAACCTGTATTCTTTGGTATCATGGGATGCTGTTTGCCAAATGACAGGCCTCCAAAAGCCTGACCATCCTAAAGACCATCTTTGCTGGTGGGTGTTATTCCTGTGCTTAGTATGAATTCCCTTCACACCAGACCTTCAGCAACAGAGGCGTGTTTTCAATATCCAGCATTCATAAAAGGGTGTAGATTCATGTCATACCAGAGCAGAAGAAAGGGAGTAAACAGCAAAATGGAGATATATTAAGCCATCATTCCCATGTAGTAGGGAGTGTTAGAAAACAATTGTTTAAGTCACCCTTCtcttgattaaaataataataataaaagaaaggtttGAAAGTGGCTGTAAGAAGAGGACAAGTTGATTCAGAAGTAAGTACTTAAATCAAGTGAAAAATAGCTTAGATAATGTGCTTGATAGATGATATAACAACCAGAGTGGAACATAAGGGGAAACTTTGTGGGGTGGGACAGTTTGGAAAGGTTTGAATTAAAGGTTTACATTGTTGAAGGAAAAGTATTATCTGTCTTAATCTTGCGCTAATAAAGTCTAAATAGCTGAGTGAAATCTTAGAGGACTATGTCAGAGTGAATGATTTTTTATTCTATACTTCTTTTCCAAGACCCTGTTTCTGTAAGAAAGACATATTTTTAGTATCTGTAAGAAAGACATATTTTTAGTatcaaaaagtaataatatcaCTTGCCAATTGAGGATCACCAGCATCATCATTCaactttatacattttatgttgGTAGCCACAGATGTGTCATGGAGGTGGAGAGCTGAGTGATGTTGCTGTCACTGACAAGTGGTATAATTTAGACACAGTATGGGGGACATGAGCATTCGACACAATCTTGGAGGTGGAAGGGAGAGGATCCATAAAGAGGTGTCTTTGCTCAAGCCACCTCGCCCGTCTTTGATCATGCCTGTCCACCTGGTCCTCATGGGGGCTTCAGACGTCCTGGTCAGGGGCTCTGCATTCAGCGGGTTTGACGCTGCTCCTAAAGGTTGATGGTGTTAATGTAATGTTACCTTGCCTTTGGGAGTGGAGACTTAGTGTTTTCTCCTGATTGGTAGAGTGGTGGGAAAGGGATTAAACTTCAATCTAGCTCTCATCTTCTGACGTGAGCCAGAAAATTTCTGGTTAGGCTAAATTCACAGATTTTCTCTACTACTATACTTATCATCAAAGTTTGCCAAGAGGTGGAAGAGCAGAAGCACGAAGATCAGTAGTATCCTAGAATATGGTCTCTTAATTCCTTATTTTCCTGGCACCTTTAGACACTCTTGCTCCCCCATCTAAAAAATACCACCAAGAAGAAACCTTTTATACCCTCAAGACTGAAACAGGAATGAGAGGCAAGGGTAGAAAACTGAGTTGACTTGTTTATCGGCACTTTGAACAGATTTCAATACTGTGAAATTATCTTGGGGGTTGTTTTCTCAAACTTCAAGGTGTTTAAAGATGATTAAAAGACATGTTCTCTTGCTTAAGGATTTGCTGACatgtaatgcttttttttttcctccaaataaaTGAAGGAGTGACATTTAATAAAGAGTCTGAGAAGAACGTGGCCCTGAGCAGTACTTCTATTCCCATTACCTTTTAAGAATCTAACTCCTATGCCACTATCCCTCCCCCTTCACCCACTTGCCCTACCTTCTCCCTCACCATTATTAATCTAACCTGAATCACTCTATTCTTCTCCAAGGGAACACACCCAATAACAGCAGTGAATCATAGACACTATTGCCTCTCTAGTCTCTAACGGATTTGACAAAATGCCAGATCTGGGAGAATAAAAGGACAGGAAATTCAGGTGAAGGGAGCTTTTTAGGTTCTTGTTTAGTACATTGTCCTGAATATTAGTTATTGATACATTTTCTAGCTGCTGGTGATGGAAAGGTTTCATTGTGCTAATAATACTGATCCTCTCCGTATCTCCATGTTCTAAGTAACCACCCTACTCAGTGAGGCAATCGCTCCGGCATGCCTAACAGCTATGTCAAGGGCCCTTTTCTCTTGAAGTTGAAAATAAAACCCTCTCTTGCATATCTTGGCTAAAGAATATGAAATAGTTAAATCATAAAGGTCAATGTTTGGTAACAAAGTCTCTGCAAGTGCAGCCATTACACATTATGGAATTCCATGTGAGATCGTTAaggtaatagagaaaaaaatagaaatatttgtcAATTATTCTCAAAGAGAAATTTATGAAATTACAGAGCACTAAAATATCACTTTACCATGGATAGGTCTATAAGATGCGACTTGAATTCATGGCAAGAGAAACCCAGAGAAGAGTTTTTGAAGGGCATTTTCAACTTTTGTACAAATGTCATAAGTGTTGAAAGTCAGTTAAGAGAATCTGGCAGATTTTCTTGTGTTATAAATTTGTATTAAATTTAGTTTGTTTAATTTGTCCTAATGGACATTATAAATCAAGTGAATCATGTGGATTTTACACAATTCCTCACCCAAGTGAATTTTAATCCTAGTTTCAGAAGcgtatatttttatctttgtttctttttttttttttttcagaaggagtctctgttgcccaggctggagcgcagtggtgtgatctcggctcactgcaatctccgaatctccgcctcccaggttcaagcaattctcctgcctcagtctcccaagtagctgagactacagacgcccacaaccatgcccagctaatttttgtatttttagtagagacaggatttcaccatattggccaggctggtcttgaactcctgaccttgtgatcagcccgcctcggcctcccaaactgctgggattacaggcgtgagccactgcgcccagcctatgtattggtttcttcaaaaaaaaaaaaaaaacctatgggTACTAGTTATGTCCACATGACACAAAAATTTTTGTCAATACAGAAAAGTCTATGGTAATATAATTTAGGTTACCTTGAGACTACTGTTAAGATTAACAAAAAATACTAAAgctgagaatttaaaaattaaaatgaacattttaattgTGGCTAAAAAGTACGTGTGTTTGTGCTTTTTTGTATAGgtagagagagagactgagagactATTCTTTTCTTGCCATTAGacaagaataagaataaaaaaaatttttttaaaaacctcataaAGATTTTAGGTCTATATCATCATCCCACCAACAATAATTACAGACAAGAACGAAGCATTTTACCACTCCCTGATGAGTAACAAAGTAGCCAACAGTAGCCTTGGGtattgaagaaattttaaaacacaaggaAAGCCTGACTTAAGTTGatattaattactattattattggaTTCTATTGCTTAAATTGTTCTCTATGGTAGGGTAAGGAGTCTTTGCTTCCTGGCTCACTGGGCCAGTATTTTTTCCTGCCTGAAAAGTTTCATACGAAACATACAGTGTCCTGTGTCAGAAACACCAAAGTCTTCACAGGCTAATAGATTTCAAGTGACTTAAGACATTGAAATGTACGCTATGCTTTATCTAAAGGTACAATTAAAAGTATAGGGGCTATATTCCAGATCTCCGACATGAAACCGAGAGGAAACTGGGTTTCCAATTTGTTATGTGAAAAGGTTAAGTAAAATACAAACTTATGTATAGGGAGATAATTCAGTTCTAATAATGCATGAAAGCCAGCGATGTAGATCAACAAATGCACATTTCTGAAATACAGGTTTTTCTGAGTATTTGTTCTGAAGTTCTTTGAAAATCTGGCCAAACGATCTCATTTTAAGATACCAGTTCACATAATAAGCAAGTCAGAACATTTGCAAGGCAAAATGTTGTTTTCCTTTCTGCAGCCAGGAAAAACACAGCTCTAAGCTTAGGTTGTAATGGTAAAAGGATTTGGGAGCAGCTGATTTTAGAGACTCATAAAAACAACTCGCCCTTATGCCGGGAGGTATAAAGAATATGCAGAGTCTGCACTGTGCTTCTAGTGTCAGGACAAAtcattctgctttttctttaagACTAACTGATGCCAGTGAATGagtaaagggagaaataaatgtaCAGACTGAGACCTGCAGCTTGGTGAGGTGAGTAACACCTTTATCACAAAATCATGAGTTCTCTCTTCCACTTTGTAAATTCCTTGGGGTTaacttatgtaatttttaaaaattttaggagtgaaatatgtattattaatCATATGTGAGGCTCTACATTTTCTGCTATTTATGGTTTATATTGTGTGGGATCTTACAGATCAcagcatcttttaaaaacatatgtgctttttttgggggtgggagaTAAATCAAGGGGTGAAACTGAAGGTAATACATTCCCTTAAATCCATTAGGGAATGGTGAATACACTTGCATATATAAAATAACCACTGAGTACTTCCTAGATACCTAGCTCTGTTCCAGCTGCCTCTCACCagttctcatttaattctccaatCCCATAttaagagatgaagaaactgaggcacagaatcaCCTCATTAAGAAGCACATAAAGTATggtgccaggatttgaacctagacaATTTGACTGTAACGTCTACGCCCCTAATCATTCCCTTAGGTAGTCCTCAGGTTCTGTAATTATTATACCtgactgcttaagactcaggtAACTCCCTTTTGGCCACTTCTAAGCCATTATTGTCAGATGTTATTAATAGTAAAGAGACGATATCAATGTTTAAAATGGCCATTCAATAAGAGGACTGAAAACACTGGCCCCTGGAAATTCCCAACCTCCACGTGACTCAGAAGTTACTCAACTCTTTCCCTAAACCCAGTGCTCCACCCAATGTAGCTAACTTTGTCGTCGCATAGCAACAGAACCTCGCCACACTGGAAACGGCGGTGGGGAGGGGGGATTTTCTCGACTGAGGATGCTGCTGCCCGGTGGCCGGCAAGGGCCCTATCGGTCTCAAACGTGAATTTTGGACCGACACAATCTCATATAGTGATTGTTCTGCTTCCTGTGTTGCGCCACAACAAATTTCCTTGGGCTACATTTTCCCTCAGATTTGAGTAAAAGATTTGAGGTCACGCTAAGGAGCCTGAATACTGAGGTACAGAAACGGTTTTTTgttcacaacaaaaaaaaacctagcgACGGGACCGCCGAGTTTGCGGCAGCCAAAAAAGCTAGCGATGAGCTCAGCTAAAGTGCCGGGACTCTCGGATAGATTTCTAACATGTTTGAAATCTGGACCCCAACGCTGGAACCCAACGCTGGTTGGAACCCAACGCTGTTCTTTTGTGGTCCCTGGAACCAAAACGCTGGAACCCAACGCCGTTCTTTTGTGGTCTCTGCCTCTGGGGAGTCCACAAGCTGTAAATCTAACAAGCAGCCAGCCGTGCGGCTTTTGGCCGCGCCACGTCTGAGAAAAGCCTTTTCTGTGACGAGCGGGGAGAGGAGACTTGACTGGAGCCAGAGAATGGAGGCGGCGGGCtggcgggggttgggggaggcaCTTTCTGGCGCACTTCACAGACGCACAAAAACAAGGAAGCCCGAAGGGAAGGCGGTCGAAAATAAGGCAACAGAAGCCGCGAACGGAAGCGCGCCCCCCTCAGGATTGGTTTGACATTACGAAGCTCAGCCTCGCTCGCCCCGAAGACCTGAAGCGGATCACGGCCGCGCGCGCACTCCCGCTGCTCCCGGGCGCTGGGCGGAGAGAGCCGCGCGCACCGGTTAATTCTGCCAATCATGCGTCTCGGCCGCCCATCGTGTGGGCCAAGCCCCGCCCCAACCGCTCGCTGGCGGAGGCGCGCGCGCAGTCCCGCAGCTCTGAGTCGCTGAGTGAAGCGGCGCCTCGCGCGTCAGTCAATCTGGCCAATTGCGCGTCTTTTCCGCCTACCGCACGGCCCCGCCCCTGCCGCAGGATCGATTTACGGCCGCAGGTGCGCGCGCTTTTTTGCTCTCGCTGGGAATGGCGGAGGGGGGTACTCAGCTGAGGGGAAGGGGGAATCCCTGACACCTGGGCTTCCCCAGGAGTCGGCTGTGGAGTCGAGTTGAGCTCCCTTTCCGGGTCTGGGGAACTCAATCTCACCTTATGCCTGGGGTCTCCGGGGAACTAGTGGGCTTTCTGCAATGGGGGGAAGGAGGGGACGACTCCCGCCCCTGGTTTGCCCCTCAAAAGTTGATGCCTTTGTCGGAGGAAGCAATTTCAGTCCTCTCTCCTTTTCAGTCCTTATTTGCTGCTTAAACTAAAAGGCTACAGACGGGCGTAAATGCATCTCCGCTGTGTTTCTTATGCCTCGGGCCGGCAGGGTAACGGGTTCTAGTCACAGCTTGTAGAGTTCAGGATGGGTGACATTCAGGTCCTATTGTTTTTGAGTCAAGGTTTCGGCTATATCTTCTTGAATTATGAAGCTGTCATAATAAAGAATTCCTGATTATCTAAAGCTGTTATTCTTCCCTCCTTCCAAGGcagaatttgaatatattttggtGGATGAGACGAAAACAAGGAGAGTCTTGTGACTATGAGATACTAGCTGGTTGATGTGTCATGAAAAACTTAGTGGTCCCTATGTGGGAAGGTAAATGGAAAACTGCAAAAAGAGCAAGAATGAATTACAAAGTGAAATTAGAAGAAATATCTGGCTTACTTGTGGATGCTTTGTAcaccaataaaatatattatttgataaAAGTCGACTATAGAGAGGTGTGGTTAATTtgattcttattttataatttttcttttttagagaaaaaCCAAGATTTCACTTTCAAGATGGAAAGTCCGTCAGACTCAGCTGTGGTTTTACCTAGCACTCCTCAGGCCTCTGCGAATCCATCATCTCCCTATACAAATAGTTCACGAAAACAAGTATGAAAATCTTTGTTCTTCCAGTGGATCCATTCTGTGTTTCTAAGTATTGTGGCAGTGGTGGTTTAAATTCTACGGAAGGTTGTTAATTAACATAATGTATAGCATAAATAAGTAGACATTTTATtaagtaattttgtttttcttctaaggTGACATATATGACACCCACCAGCCCCCTTCCATATTTTCCTCTTGAATCAATTCATTTCAGTTTCAGATTAGGTTATTACAATACTCCAAATGGAGAAAGTTTGAATCTGTGCAATATTATTATGAAGGTCTTTAGTGGCAGAGTCTAGGTCTTTTCCTTACTCTGTAATTCTGAAGCACCTGGAGTACTATCAGGCATGTGCTTGTTACTGAACAAATGTTCCTTGATTACTGGGATAAACCTCTCAACACTTAGAAAGGTGTTGATCTTGCTgaagtaaaaaggaaataaaacaaatggagCTTCCTGAAATTAAAGCCATTTTGTGATGCCTTCTTTAGATGTGGAGTCAGAAAGCCATCTAGTGGTGTCTAGCATAGAAATGGAAGGCCTTTATTTCTGGTGATTTATTGACATGAAGAATGTTTTTCTTGattcacatttttaatgttttgtgctCTTTACAGCCTATGAGTGCAACACTTAGAGAAAGATTAAGGAAAACAAGATTTTCATTTAATTCCCGTTACAATGTGGTGAAACGTCTTAAAGTAGAGAGTGAAGAAAATGATCAGACCTTTTCAGAGAAACCAGCATCTTCCACAGAGGAAAACTGTTTGGAATTTCAAGAAAGTTTTAAACACATAGACGGTGaatttgaagaaaatacaaatttgaaaaatactttgaAGAATCTCAATGTCTGTGAATCTCAGTCACTTGATTCTGGATCATGCAGTGCTCTCCAAAATGAGTTTGTGAATGAGAAGCTTCCTAAACAAAGATTAAACGATGAAAAAGCCAAATTGGTGAAGCAGGTTCAGGAGAAAGAAGACCTTCTTCGGAGGCTAAAACTAGTCAAAATGTATAGATCAAAGGTGAGAAGAATTTCAGGACCattgcataatttttatttttacataaattgcAGGAAAgtaatttcaaaaatagaaaataaggttttttgggttttttttaaccataataAGCCATAAGCCAAATATTCAGAAACCTGGCTTCCAACAACTTTAATTCAACTCCAGATTTAGAGTAGAAAAGGCCCTTAAACACCAGGTAAAACTTTTTAAGAATCTCAGCTCTTATTTAATATGCAGTTAAActtttctctctagtttctagCCCACAGCAATATTAGAAGTATTAAATGTTAGATGCAAGTACAACAGGAACAGAAGTGAAAGCTGACAGTGAATTAGTAAAACTAAAAATGGGCTGTAGAGTACAATAAAAGGTATTTTTAGTAATGATCTTGTGTCTCCCCCAAATAATTAATGTGATTCAGCcattttatttgagaaaaaaaatatatatatattatattttagattTCAACCCATATAGGTTGAATTAAATAGAACTTGGGTACTTGGAAGGAGAATAACCTTTAT
The Pongo abelii isolate AG06213 chromosome 8, NHGRI_mPonAbe1-v2.0_pri, whole genome shotgun sequence genome window above contains:
- the SFR1 gene encoding swi5-dependent recombination DNA repair protein 1 homolog isoform X3; amino-acid sequence: MESPSDSAVVLPSTPQASANPSSPYTNSSRKQPMSATLRERLRKTRFSFNSRYNVVKRLKVESEENDQTFSEKPASSTEENCLEFQESFKHIDGEFEENTNLKNTLKNLNVCESQSLDSGSCSALQNEFVNEKLPKQRLNDEKAKLVKQVQEKEDLLRRLKLVKMYRSKNDLSQLQLLIKKWRSCSQLLLYELRSAVSEENKKLSLTQLIDHYGLDDKLLHYNRSEEEFIDV
- the SFR1 gene encoding swi5-dependent recombination DNA repair protein 1 homolog isoform X1 encodes the protein MKNLVVPMWEEKNQDFTFKMESPSDSAVVLPSTPQASANPSSPYTNSSRKQPMSATLRERLRKTRFSFNSRYNVVKRLKVESEENDQTFSEKPASSTEENCLEFQESFKHIDGEFEENTNLKNTLKNLNVCESQSLDSGSCSALQNEFVNEKLPKQRLNDEKAKLVKQVQEKEDLLRRLKLVKMYRSKNDLSQLQLLIKKWRSCSQLLLYELRSAVSEENKKLSLTQLIDHYGLDDKLLHYNRSEEEFIDV
- the SFR1 gene encoding swi5-dependent recombination DNA repair protein 1 homolog isoform X2 yields the protein MAEGEKNQDFTFKMESPSDSAVVLPSTPQASANPSSPYTNSSRKQPMSATLRERLRKTRFSFNSRYNVVKRLKVESEENDQTFSEKPASSTEENCLEFQESFKHIDGEFEENTNLKNTLKNLNVCESQSLDSGSCSALQNEFVNEKLPKQRLNDEKAKLVKQVQEKEDLLRRLKLVKMYRSKNDLSQLQLLIKKWRSCSQLLLYELRSAVSEENKKLSLTQLIDHYGLDDKLLHYNRSEEEFIDV